Genomic DNA from Candidatus Eisenbacteria bacterium:
CCCGCTTCGGTACGGGGGCGCGTTCCTCGGCTTCATCTCGCTCGGCCGCAAGATCACCGAAACGCGGTACACCGCGGTGGAGCTGGAGCTCTTGCAGACGCTCGCGAACCAGACGAGCGTGGCGATCACGAACGCGCTCCTCTACCGCGACAGCCTGGAGAAGTCGATCCTCGAGGAGGAGCTCTCGGTGGCGCGGCGCATCCAGCAGCAATCGCTCCCGACGAAGCTCCCCCAGACGTCGGGCTTCGGACTCGCGGCGCTGAACGCGCCCAGCAAGTTCGTCGGCGGCGACTACTACGACACCGTGCAGCTGGGTCCCGACCGGTATCTGGTCGCCATCGCCGACGTAGCGGGAAAAGGAGTGCCGGCCGCGCTCCTCGCCTCGATGGTCCAGGCCTCGATTCGGACCCAGGCATTCGACCGCCAGCCCGTGGGGGTGATCATGGAGCGGCTGAACCGGCTCGTGCACGAGGCCACGCCCGAGGACCGGTTCGCGACCTGCTTCCTCGCCGAGGTGTCAGCGGACGGGCTCCGCCTCTCCTCCTCCAACGCGGGGCACAACTACCCCATCCTTCGCTCCTCCGAGGGTGGATGCAGAGTCCTGGACCAGGGAGGAATCCCCCTGGGGATTGAGCCGGAACACACGTACACGGGTTCCGACACCGTGCTCCGGCCCGGGGACACGCTCCTCATGTACACGGACGGCATCACCGATGCCCGGAACCGGCTCGGAGAGGACTTCGGCGAGGAGCGTCTCCTCGAGGTCGTGAAACGGCTGCCGGACCGGCTCACCGCGGACGAGATCATCCGGGAAGTGGCGGACGAGGTCTCCCGGTTCACGGACGGAGCCGAGCAGATCGACGACATCACCCTCGTGGCGCTCAAGGCCTACGGATCGAACGGGGCCCCTGCATCGCACCTGGCCTCGTCGGGCGCGGCTTCATCCCGCGAGTCCCGCTCTGTCGGTTCTGGTACAGTACCGTCCATGGGCGGGTCCTCCCCGAATCCGGACGCCAACTCCAAGGACGTGGTCCACCTCTCGATCCCGAGCCGCCTCGAGGAGCTCGCGCAGATCCACGCCGCCATCGAGGACCTCGGCCGCCGGCACCACCTCGACGAGGAGCTCGTCCAGGCCCTCCAGATCGCGGTCATCGAGGCGGGCACGAACGCCGTGCAGCACGGGAACGTGTTCTCCGACCACAAGTCCGTGCAGATCGAGTTCGTCGTGACTCCGGGGGAGATCGCGGTGCAGGTGGACGACTACGGGGAAGGGTTCGATCCGTCTCGCGTGCCGGATCCCACCGAGGGGGAGCACCTCCTCGATCTCCACGGGCGGGGGCTCTTCCTGATGCGATCCCTCATGGACGACGTCTCGTTCGAGACCCGCGACGACAAGGGGACGCGCGTGCGGCTCCGAAAGGCCCGCGCGAAGTAGCGGTCCCTTCTACCTCGGCGCGCGCTCCGGCGCCGACTCCTCCCGCATCCGTGGACGCAGGTTCGTGAGCGTCCGTTTCACGGCGGGATAGATCCGCTCGAACGCCGCGACCACCCTCGGATCGAAGTGCGTGCCCGCGTTCGCGCGCAGCTCCGCGAGGGCGTCCTCCTCCGGCAGCGAATCGCGGTACGGACGGTTCGACGTCATGGCGTCGAACGCGTCCGCGACGGCCATGATGCGCGCTTCGATCGGGATCGCCTCTCCCGCGAGCCCGTC
This window encodes:
- a CDS encoding SpoIIE family protein phosphatase — encoded protein: MNAAPVGNTPLALVYLMVGAFVFLLGIVILREAPRERANRATALMLFSSGIGSVLGSIGFLLDSLEGSGGRGAANDFLRTFNYLWEIFFPSLLFFACVFPTENRFFRRIPFASLWIFAPHVFHFVLMLLSSQTAFWARVGAEASKNPLGGILVTYGRIPFEMILRFHQILFSLVNIVYIVLALILLWASFRKTHNTRVRRQVGTIFAGLASCATLYAFAVPLPTLFNHYWQPLTRSTLIVSALILGSGSIAYAMVRHRFLDANVIARKSVLYGVTSVFLFGVYILIVRRLDAMLASVTAVDTTVFQTAFLLISLVLFQPVFSWLEEALDRVFLRDRGDPRALLRRVSGEVLTVLDLDTLAEKLLSSLREGVPARTTVLLIAAGPREPLARGSGGGVDLAAIAAIPRDPLIRLLDGSDLLRREEIAPLAADRGVETDVRPVLATEPYVILPLRYGGAFLGFISLGRKITETRYTAVELELLQTLANQTSVAITNALLYRDSLEKSILEEELSVARRIQQQSLPTKLPQTSGFGLAALNAPSKFVGGDYYDTVQLGPDRYLVAIADVAGKGVPAALLASMVQASIRTQAFDRQPVGVIMERLNRLVHEATPEDRFATCFLAEVSADGLRLSSSNAGHNYPILRSSEGGCRVLDQGGIPLGIEPEHTYTGSDTVLRPGDTLLMYTDGITDARNRLGEDFGEERLLEVVKRLPDRLTADEIIREVADEVSRFTDGAEQIDDITLVALKAYGSNGAPASHLASSGAASSRESRSVGSGTVPSMGGSSPNPDANSKDVVHLSIPSRLEELAQIHAAIEDLGRRHHLDEELVQALQIAVIEAGTNAVQHGNVFSDHKSVQIEFVVTPGEIAVQVDDYGEGFDPSRVPDPTEGEHLLDLHGRGLFLMRSLMDDVSFETRDDKGTRVRLRKARAK